One Chlorobaculum limnaeum genomic window carries:
- a CDS encoding GatB/YqeY domain-containing protein: MSLKERIDQELKEAMKSGDKIRLNAIRSIRAALLEKEVSIRVGGKAVLSEEQEIEVLTGLAKRRRDAIEQFTAGNRPDLAETEAAELKVLEEYLPQQLSDEEVEAAIREIIAQTGATSMKEMGKVMGLAMKALKGKADGGKVQNFVKSLLSA; this comes from the coding sequence ATGAGTCTGAAGGAAAGAATCGACCAGGAACTGAAAGAAGCAATGAAGAGCGGCGACAAGATTCGTCTCAACGCCATTCGTTCCATCCGGGCTGCGCTGCTTGAAAAGGAGGTTTCGATCAGGGTCGGCGGCAAGGCCGTGCTGAGCGAGGAGCAGGAAATCGAAGTGCTCACGGGGCTGGCCAAGCGGCGTCGCGACGCTATCGAACAGTTCACGGCGGGCAACCGCCCTGACCTTGCCGAAACCGAGGCTGCCGAGCTGAAGGTGCTCGAAGAGTACCTGCCGCAGCAGCTCTCCGACGAAGAGGTCGAGGCAGCGATTCGCGAGATCATCGCGCAAACTGGCGCGACCTCAATGAAGGAGATGGGCAAGGTGATGGGCCTTGCCATGAAAGCGCTCAAGGGCAAGGCCGACGGCGGCAAAGTACAGAACTTCGTGAAATCGCTGCTCTCAGCATAA
- the serS gene encoding serine--tRNA ligase codes for MLDINYIRQNPDDVKEMLRRRQQGDDVPKVDLLLERDTERKAMVQETDDLKALRNRVSKEIANIKRTGQGSGEELIAQMKEVSDQIADLDLALSTLEADMEELLLTLPNRLHESVPEGRSAEENVLCKGPVSFEHDLDFPVKNHLELGKSLGLLDFERGAKISGAGFPVYTGKGARLERALINFMLDTHSANHGYTEVFPPFMVNQESLRGTGQWPKFADQVYHMPEDGLYAIPTAEVPVTNLHRGEMLDAANLPIAYAAYSACFRREAGSYGKDTRGFLRVHQFNKVEMVRFTRPEASYEALEEILGHAEAILCALRIPYRVITLCSGDISANAAKCYDIEVWSPAENKYLEASSVSNFEDYQARRSNIRFKPGGKAKPEFVHTLNGSGLATSRLMVSLLEHYQTADGKIMVPEVLRPYTGFDVIG; via the coding sequence ATGCTCGATATAAATTATATACGCCAGAATCCTGACGATGTGAAGGAGATGCTGCGCCGCCGCCAGCAGGGCGACGACGTGCCAAAGGTTGACCTGCTGCTTGAACGTGATACCGAGCGCAAGGCGATGGTGCAAGAGACCGACGACCTCAAGGCGCTGCGCAACCGTGTCTCGAAGGAGATCGCCAACATCAAGCGCACCGGCCAGGGATCGGGCGAGGAGCTGATCGCCCAGATGAAAGAGGTCTCCGACCAGATCGCCGATCTCGATCTGGCGCTCTCGACGCTCGAAGCCGACATGGAGGAGCTGCTCTTGACGCTGCCCAACCGCCTGCACGAAAGCGTGCCGGAGGGGCGTTCCGCCGAAGAGAATGTGCTCTGCAAAGGGCCGGTTTCGTTCGAGCACGATCTCGACTTCCCGGTCAAAAACCACCTCGAACTCGGCAAAAGCCTCGGATTACTCGACTTCGAACGCGGCGCGAAGATCAGCGGCGCGGGCTTTCCGGTCTACACCGGCAAGGGTGCGCGGCTGGAGCGGGCGCTCATCAACTTCATGCTCGACACCCACAGCGCTAACCACGGCTACACCGAGGTATTCCCGCCCTTCATGGTGAACCAGGAGTCCCTGCGCGGCACCGGCCAGTGGCCCAAGTTCGCCGACCAGGTCTATCACATGCCGGAGGACGGACTGTACGCCATCCCGACCGCCGAGGTGCCGGTGACCAACCTGCATCGCGGCGAGATGCTCGACGCGGCGAACCTGCCCATCGCCTACGCCGCATACTCAGCCTGCTTCCGGCGAGAGGCGGGCAGCTACGGCAAGGACACGCGCGGCTTCCTGCGGGTGCACCAGTTCAACAAGGTGGAGATGGTGCGCTTCACGCGGCCCGAAGCGTCGTACGAAGCGCTCGAAGAGATTCTCGGCCACGCCGAAGCGATCCTCTGCGCACTCAGGATTCCCTACCGCGTCATCACGCTGTGCAGCGGCGACATCAGCGCCAACGCTGCAAAGTGCTACGACATCGAGGTGTGGTCGCCAGCGGAGAACAAATATCTGGAGGCATCGAGCGTCTCGAACTTCGAGGATTACCAGGCCCGCCGCTCGAACATCCGCTTCAAGCCCGGCGGCAAAGCCAAGCCGGAGTTCGTGCATACGCTGAACGGCTCGGGCCTGGCCACTTCGCGCCTGATGGTCTCGCTGCTCGAACATTACCAGACCGCCGACGGCAAGATCATGGTGCCGGAGGTGCTGAGGCCCTACACGGGGTTCGATGTGATCGGGTGA